ATGAACGGCAACAGGTCGGCCAGGGGTTGCTCTATGACCTGGCGGCCGGGTTCGCGCGGCGCGGGGGCCGGGGTGGGGAAGAGCTGCGGGGCGCGGGTGCGGGCCTCGGCCAGGGGCAGCAGGCGCACCTGCCGGCCTGCGTGACGTTCGCGCAGGGCGTCGTACTCGGTGCGGATGCGGGCCTGCACCCCCGCCGCGTCCGAGAGCAGTTCGGCGGTGGTGGTCACGGCGCGGCTGGCGTCCAGCACATGCACCACCGGGCCCGGGTAGGCAGGCGCAATCTTGACCGCCGTGTGTGCCCGGCTGGTGGTGGCGCCGCCGATCAGCAGCGGCAGCGTGAGGCCCCGGCGCGTCATCTCGCGCGCCACGCCCACCATCTCGTCCAGGCTGGGGGTGATCAGGCCCGACAGGCCAATCACGTCCGCGCCGAGGCGCGCGGCCTCGTCCAGAATCTTCTCGGTGGGCACCATCACGCCCAGGTCGGTGACCTGATAGCCGTTGCAGGCCAGCACCACGCCCACGATGTTCTTGCCGATGTCGTGCACGTCGCCCTTTACGGTGGCGAGCAGCACCTTGCCCTTGCCGCCGCCCGCCTGCTTCTGGGCTTCCAGGTAGGGGGTCAGGTGGGCCACGGCACGTTTCATGACGCGGGCGGACTTGACCACCTGGGGCAGGAACATCTTGCCGGCCCCGAACAGGTCGCCCACCACGTTCATGCCGGCCATCAGCGGCCCCTCAATCACCGCCAGCGGCGAGCCCAGCAGGCGGTAGGCTTCCTCGGCGTCCTCGACCACATGGTCGGTGATGCCCTGCACCAGCGCGTGCTTCAGGCGCTCGTACACGTCCCACTCGCGCCACGCGCTGACTGCGCCCGCTTCGCGCTTGACGCCCTTGTACTGCTCGGCCAGCGCCAGCAGTCGCTCAGTGGCGCCCCCCTGGCGGGCCAGAATCACGTCTTCCACCGCCTCCCGCAGCTCGGGCTCAATGTCTTCGTACACCGCCAGCATCCCGGCGTTCACGATGCCCATGTCCAGCCCCGCGCGGATGGCGTGGTACAGGAACACCGCGTGCATCGCCTCGCGCACATGGTTGTTGCCCCGGAACGAGAACGACACGTTGGAGATGCCGCCCGACACCAGCGCCCCCGGCAGGTTGGCCTTGATCCAGCGCGTGGCCTCGATAAAGTCCAGGGCGTAGCGGTCGTGTTCCTCAATGCCGGTGGCGACCGTCAGCACGTTGGGGTCGAAAATGATGTCCTGGGGCGGAAAGTCGGCCTGCTGGGTCAGCAGGTGGTAGGCGCGCGAGCAGATCTGGACGCGCCGCTGCACGGTGTCGGCCTGCCCCTGTTCGTCAAAGGCCATGACCACCGCCGCCGCCCCGTAGCGGCGCAGCAGCCGGGCGCGGGCCAGGAAGGTGGCCTCGCCGTCCTTGAGCGAGATGGAATTGACCACCGCCTTGCCCTGTACCCGCTTCAGGCCCGCCTCCAGAATCTCCCAGCGCGAGGAATCCAGCATCAGCGGCACCCGGGCAATGTCGGGTTCGCCGGCCAGCAGGTTCAGGAACTTCACCATCGCCGCCTCGCCGTCCAGCATGCCTTCGTCGAAGTTCACGTCGATCAGCTGCGCGCCGTTCTCGACCTGCTGGCGGGCAATTTTCAGGCCCGCGTCGTAATCGCCCGCCAGAATGGCCTTGGCGAACCGGGGGCTGCCCGTCACGTTGGTGCGCTCGCCCACGTTCACGAAGTTGGTCTCCGGGGTGACCTTGAAGGCTTCCAGGCCGCTCAGGCGCAGCCTTGCTGGGAGACGGGGGGCGGTGCGCGGGGGGATGTCCTTTACAGCCTCGGCAATGGCGCGAATGTGCTCCGGGGTGGTGCCGCAGCAGCCGCCCACGATGTTCACCAGCCCCTCGCGGGCAAAGTCGGCCAGCACAGCGGCGGTGTGGGCCGGCGTTTCGTCGTACTCGCCGAAGGCGTTGGGCAGGCCCGCGTTGGGGTGCACCGACACCAGCGCCTCTGTGGCGCGGGCGATCTCGCGCAGGTGCGGGCGCAGCAGATCGGCCCCCAGCGCGCAGTTCAGGCCCAGGCTGAACAGCCGCGCGTGCGCCGTGCTGATGGCAAAGGCTTCGGGCGTCTGTCCGCTGAGGGTGCGGCCCGAGGCGTCCGTGATGGTGCCCGACAGCATGATCGGGAGGGTGCGGCCCGCGCGGGCAAAGGCCTCCTCGCAGGCGAACAGGGCCGCCTTGGCGTTCAGGGTGTCAAAGACTGTTTCCAGCAGCAGCAGGTCGGCGCCGCCCTCGATTAAGCCCTCGGCGGCCTCGCAGTAGGCGGCCACCAGTTCGTCGAAAGTGACGTTGCGAAAGTCCGGGCGCTCCACATCCGGCGAGAGGGTGGCGGTGCGGTTGGTGGGGCCAATGGAGCCGGCCACCCAGCGGGGCCGGCCATCACGCGCGGTGAATTCGTCGGCCACCTCGCGCGCCAGCCGGGCGCCCGCCACGTTCATGGCGCGGGCGTGCGCCTGCGTGCCGTAGTCTGCCTGACTGATGGTGGTGGCATTAAAAGTGTTCGTGCTGGCGATGTCCGCCCCGGCTTCAAAGTAGGCGCGGTGAACAGCGCGGATCACGTCGGGGCGGGTGAGCTGCAGCAGGTCGAAGTTGCCCCGGTACATGCGCAGCGGATCGGCGTCCGGCAGGCGGAAATCGGCTTCGGTGAGCCCGGCGCGCTGCAGTTGCGTGCCCCAGGCCCCGTCCAGAACAAGAATACGTTGGTGCGCCTCGGCGTGGAGGTCCGTCACGGTGCTTACCCCTTCCAGCTGGTGGCGGTGGGCCCCAGCCCTGAGGGGCAGCCACCGCCCTTGTCGTTGCAGCGTCCTTGCGCCGCCCTGCGGGCCATCGAATTCGCTCGCGCCATCGTCAGCGCCGTGCGGAAACTTCCTGGGAGCACCGGTGCCGAAATGTTGGCCGGTTGCCACGCCTTCACGGGGCAGGAAAAACCCTCGGGCGGTTCTGGATGACCACGCCTGAGTTCAGGGCGCGGTAAAGGGGAGGATAGCGCAGGGCTGCGGGACAGGCGCTACCCCCGCATGGACAGGTTCAGCGGGCGATCAGGCGGGTTGGAGCCAGGAGGCCAGCTGCTGCCGGAGATTCGCTTGTCCTACAACGAATGACACCTCATACAGACACCACGCTGCACTGTCCAGGGGGTCCCGGGTCGGGTCCGAGGCCTCGCACATGGCGCAGAGGCTACGGGCCGCCAGGAACAGAGGATCAGGGCTGTCGGCTGCGCGGTGCAGCGGCTCGCCTGAATCCGCCGCCTCATCGGCAATAGCGTCAAATTCCTCAGCCTGCGTTCGTAGAGATGAACGCCCTGGCACGGGCTGACCTTGCCGGATGGCGTCTAGCTGCTGCGCAAACTGCAGGTGATCCATCCCAGCGGTGCTCAGGGCCAGTTCAATACTGTGGGCACTCAGGCGCCTCAGGGTCTCCGGTTCTTGGCGCTGCAGAAGCCGGGCCAGGGCTTCGTCTTCCAGCAGGCGACCGAGCTTCTCTCCATCCATCTGGTCATTCTGCTGCAAGCCGGTTCGCTGGCGCCCGCTTCCACCCCCACGGCTCTTGCCCGCCGGGAATGCGTCGGTCCTGCCATGGCCTCGACTGAAGGGGGGTAGACGCCTGCCCCTTTCCTGTGCCCATTCACTGCCATGGCATCGTCTGGGCGACTGGTGGACTCGTCGCCCGGGTCAGCGGTGCTCGACCAAGCCCACCGTCGCCAGCACCGGCCGCAGCACGTCCCAGCCGTCCTCGCCCTGGGGAGACAGCAGCGTCTGCGCCTCCAAGGCCAGGGCGCGGGCGGCATCGTGATCGCCGGTGTCCAGGGCCAGCGCGGCCTGCTCGGCCACGATCAGACCGCGAATAGAACCGGCGTTCAGGGTGCGGGCGCAAGTGTCGGCGTCGGTCAGCGCCGCCGCTGCGTCCCGGCACTGGCCCAGGCGGCGCAGGCTGGCCCCGTAGCGCCACAGGCTCAGCACGCGGCCCCGGGTGGGGGTTTCACCGGGCAGGGCGTCCAATGAGGCGCGGTACTGCTCGGCGGCCCGCTCAAACTGGCCACTCTGAAAATGGCTGTAGCCCAGCCAGTACAGGATGTTGGACCGGCGCGCCGGGGCGGGCCCGTGCGTCAGGGCGCGGTTCAGGGCCGCTTCGGCCTCGGGCCAGCGCTCCAGGCAGGCCAGGGCGGCGCCGCTTTCCAGCAGCAGCGCCGAGTGGTGGTCGGCGCTGAGCAGTGGGCCCCAGGTGTTCAGGGCCGCCTGCACGGTGGCCACTGCCGCCTCGTAGTCGTCCTGCTCGGTGCAGAACTTGGCGTGGTGTGTGGCGTGCTCGGCGTGCAGGGCGGGGTCCTGGGTGCGGTGGGCCAGGGTCTGCATGGCCGCCAGCGCCTGCGCGCGGGTGGCCGGGTCATCCAGATGGCGGCATAGCTCGCTGCGGGCGGCATGCAGGGCAAAAGCGGCCTGTGGCGGGGGGGAACCTGCTAGGGCCCGGGCATACAGGTCCAGGGCCTCGGCGTGGGCGTAGAGCCCGGCGGCCTCCTGCGCGGCCTGCTGCCAGTGCGGCCACGCCAGAGGGCCTTCGCCCGCCTGTTCGAAGTGGCGGGCCACCGCAGCGGCGGGGGTGCCCGGGGGGGCCAGCCGCGCCAGCCGGCCATGGAGCAGCCCCGCGCGCGGCGCCCCCATGCCCGCCGCCAGCACCCGGCGGTGCAGGTGGTGCCCAAAGCGGTAGGCCGGGCCCTCGGGCACGATCAGCCGGGCGGCCTCGGCGCGCTCCAGGGCGTCCAGGGCGGCCAGTTCGGGGAGGTCGCAGGCGGCGGCCACCAGGGCCACCGGAAAGATTTCGCCCCACAGCGCCCCCGCCTGCAGCAGCTGCCGCGTCTGGGGGCCCAGGCGCTCCACCCGCTGCGCGATGGCGGCGGCCACGCTGCTGGAAATGGGGACCTCGGCGTAATCCACCGTCGAGGCGTCAAAGGGGGTATGCCAGCGCCCGCCACGCTCGGTGAGCAGGCCGCGCTCCCGCAGATCGCGCAGGGTTTCGAGCAAGAACAGCGGATGCCCGGCGGTGGCTTCAAACAGGCGGCGGCTGAACAGCGGCGCCGGGGCCCCCGAGAGGCGCTCGATCAGGCGGGCTACCTCGGTCTCGCCCAGTTCGGCCAGCGCGAGGCGCGGGGGGTCCAGGCGGGCCAGCACAGCCTGAAGGTCGGCGCGGGCGGCCAGCTCGCCGGGCCGGGCGGTCAGCCACAGCCGGGGCACGCCCCGGTGCAGCGCCAGAAAGGCTGCTTCCAGCGTGCTGGGGTCCAGCCAGTGCAGGTCCTCCACGATCAGGGTGTGCCCGCTGCACAGGCTCACCAGGGCCTGGGCCAGTGCGTCCAGCAGGGCGGC
This genomic stretch from Deinococcus aquaedulcis harbors:
- the metH gene encoding methionine synthase, yielding MTDLHAEAHQRILVLDGAWGTQLQRAGLTEADFRLPDADPLRMYRGNFDLLQLTRPDVIRAVHRAYFEAGADIASTNTFNATTISQADYGTQAHARAMNVAGARLAREVADEFTARDGRPRWVAGSIGPTNRTATLSPDVERPDFRNVTFDELVAAYCEAAEGLIEGGADLLLLETVFDTLNAKAALFACEEAFARAGRTLPIMLSGTITDASGRTLSGQTPEAFAISTAHARLFSLGLNCALGADLLRPHLREIARATEALVSVHPNAGLPNAFGEYDETPAHTAAVLADFAREGLVNIVGGCCGTTPEHIRAIAEAVKDIPPRTAPRLPARLRLSGLEAFKVTPETNFVNVGERTNVTGSPRFAKAILAGDYDAGLKIARQQVENGAQLIDVNFDEGMLDGEAAMVKFLNLLAGEPDIARVPLMLDSSRWEILEAGLKRVQGKAVVNSISLKDGEATFLARARLLRRYGAAAVVMAFDEQGQADTVQRRVQICSRAYHLLTQQADFPPQDIIFDPNVLTVATGIEEHDRYALDFIEATRWIKANLPGALVSGGISNVSFSFRGNNHVREAMHAVFLYHAIRAGLDMGIVNAGMLAVYEDIEPELREAVEDVILARQGGATERLLALAEQYKGVKREAGAVSAWREWDVYERLKHALVQGITDHVVEDAEEAYRLLGSPLAVIEGPLMAGMNVVGDLFGAGKMFLPQVVKSARVMKRAVAHLTPYLEAQKQAGGGKGKVLLATVKGDVHDIGKNIVGVVLACNGYQVTDLGVMVPTEKILDEAARLGADVIGLSGLITPSLDEMVGVAREMTRRGLTLPLLIGGATTSRAHTAVKIAPAYPGPVVHVLDASRAVTTTAELLSDAAGVQARIRTEYDALRERHAGRQVRLLPLAEARTRAPQLFPTPAPAPREPGRQVIEQPLADLLPFIDWTPFFIAWEMKGLYPTILSDPLRGEEARRLFADAQTLLNRIVAEGLFKARGVIGLWPARRNGDDIVVDGERLTVDAERSTIGGQPSTVLHTLRQQRDQTGPNIALADFVQTASDHVGAFAVAIHGAEALAAQFEAAHDDYNAILVKALADRLAEAFAEKLHRDVRVRHWGYAPNEALDNDALIRERYVGIRPAPGYPAQPDHTEKRTLFALLGAEDAGLRLTESCAMTPAAAVSGLYFAHPEARYFAVGRIGRDQVEDYAARKGWTVAEAERWLGPVLAYDSEPPKTLRVEESKEAAVPRPLDPLTLRPTAAGGAQ
- a CDS encoding ATP-binding protein, yielding MTPQAGLYLKTLGVPQVTLDGGALDVPGKSLALLAYLALEGQTPREVLADLLWTDQDEGAARRNLRVQVHRLRACGVGAWLEVSGSALALCPSVRVDLTELRAALARGEPGQAAALAGGRFLDHLSVPGAATFEDWHEATAQAAFEDQLRALDAAAAAHAGAGHWAAALEGHRRALSLDPLRERTVRAVMDAHLALGQPADALAAYETLERRLRQELGAGPLPATVALKAQVDALLSGPAASPRPAGVPLVGREADCAALRAGRLTLVLGEAGVGKTRLVTEAAGDALVVRGAAELTPLPYGALLDLLRSAGLHRCPERLRPVLSAALAAPGVPGLTDRAALLDALAQALVSLCSGHTLIVEDLHWLDPSTLEAAFLALHRGVPRLWLTARPGELAARADLQAVLARLDPPRLALAELGETEVARLIERLSGAPAPLFSRRLFEATAGHPLFLLETLRDLRERGLLTERGGRWHTPFDASTVDYAEVPISSSVAAAIAQRVERLGPQTRQLLQAGALWGEIFPVALVAAACDLPELAALDALERAEAARLIVPEGPAYRFGHHLHRRVLAAGMGAPRAGLLHGRLARLAPPGTPAAAVARHFEQAGEGPLAWPHWQQAAQEAAGLYAHAEALDLYARALAGSPPPQAAFALHAARSELCRHLDDPATRAQALAAMQTLAHRTQDPALHAEHATHHAKFCTEQDDYEAAVATVQAALNTWGPLLSADHHSALLLESGAALACLERWPEAEAALNRALTHGPAPARRSNILYWLGYSHFQSGQFERAAEQYRASLDALPGETPTRGRVLSLWRYGASLRRLGQCRDAAAALTDADTCARTLNAGSIRGLIVAEQAALALDTGDHDAARALALEAQTLLSPQGEDGWDVLRPVLATVGLVEHR